The Candidatus Stygibacter australis DNA window CAATCATATAATTGAAGGTTTTTCAATTCCAGCTTTTGTGATAGATCAGGATCATAAAATTACGCATTGGAACAAAGCTCTGGAAATGTTGACTGCTATGAAATCTGAAAGTATGATCGGGGGCACAGATCATTGGAAAACGATGTATAAAGAATATCATCCGCTCCTGGCTGACCTGGTACTTGATCAGGCAGATGATAAAACTATCAGCAAGCACTTTGAAGATAAATGGCAAAGATCAAGCCTTCTTTCCGAGTCATTAGAGCTGGAGAAAGTATTTATTGACCGCTATTATCTTGATAGATGGTATTATTGTACTGCAGTTCCTGTCAAAGATGAAAATGGTAATATTATTTGTGCTTTGCAAACCATTCAGGATATAACCAGAAGAAAAGCTTCTGAGCTGGAGCTGGAGAAATATCGTAAGAATCTTGAAGACAAGGTGAGTGAAAGAACAAAAGCACTGGAAGATAAAAACGAGGAACTAGAGAGAATGAATAAACTTTTCAGTGGTCGTGAATTCCGTATAAAAGAACTTAGAGATGAAGTGAAGGAGTTGGAAAAACAGCTTGAACAATTAAACGAAAAAATATAATCTAAATATTAGGTTATTTAACACAGACGAGTGAAACCACTCATTTTGTTTATATTTG harbors:
- a CDS encoding response regulator; the protein is MPIILVIDDKPDNLVAIKAILNQMKPECEVLTALSGQEGIEIARKKNPDTIILDIIMPGLDGYETCKLLKMDPITKDIPVLMLTAIKTDTRSRIRGLEHGADAFFTKPIDPYELGAQVDVLLRIKKTEDLLRKEKKILMDSVDEKTRELLMNEVKLNHIIEGFSIPAFVIDQDHKITHWNKALEMLTAMKSESMIGGTDHWKTMYKEYHPLLADLVLDQADDKTISKHFEDKWQRSSLLSESLELEKVFIDRYYLDRWYYCTAVPVKDENGNIICALQTIQDITRRKASELELEKYRKNLEDKVSERTKALEDKNEELERMNKLFSGREFRIKELRDEVKELEKQLEQLNEKI